From the genome of Psychrobacter sp. M13:
GGTTGGTCAAGTATTGAGCTTTATCCCAAATCTAGTAGCTGCTATAGCTATTGGTGTGATTGGTTGGGTTGTTGCAACGGTAGTGCGTACAGCAGTTACCGCTGGACTATCTAAGACATCAATGGATGAACGCTTAAGTGCCCAAGCTGGCGTTAAGCCTATGAGTAGTACTATTGCTGATATCATCTACTGGTTTATCCTATTGATCGTATTGACGATGGTATTAGGTCAACTAGAGCTCGACGGTTTATTCGCGCCTTTAAGCTTGATGGTTAGCCAGATATTTGACGCTATTCCTAATATCCTCAAAGCAGGTATCGTACTATTCATCGGTTATATCATTGCCAAAGTTGTCCGTGGTATTGTTACTAACCTTGTTTCTACCGTTAATGTACAAGAGCTTGCTTCAAAAGCAGGTTTGAGTGAGCAAAACAGTTTACCTAATATTGCAGGTTCATTAGCGTTTTTGTTAGTTATCATCCCAACGATTATAGCGGCACTTGAAGCCTTAAAAATAGAAGTTATCGCGCGTCCTGCGACCAATATGCTCAACAAAATCGTTGAAGCCTTGCCTAATATTTTTATGGCAATCGCTATCTTAGTCGTTACCTACTTCATCATGCGTATGGTTGCAGGTATTGTTAAGGGTCTCATCGAAAACACTCAGATCAACCAGTTACCCGCCAAAGTCGGCTTGCAAGAAACTATGGGCGACAAAAAGATCTCTGATCTAGTCGGTTACGCTATTATTTTCTTTGCCATGCTGTTTGCTTCTATCGCTGCAGCTGACCTGTTAGGCTTTGAAGCAATCTCAGCTATTATCACTATGTTTATCGCTTTTGGCGCAAACATTATCCTAGGCGCGATAATCTTATTTATCGGCTTTTGGTTGGCTAATATCATTGCAGGTGTGGTTGAGCGCTCTGAAAAAGGCTCACAATTCTTAGCCAATATCGTTCGTGTATTGATCATGGGCTTAGTGCTGGCTATGGGCTTAAAAGCCATGGGTATCGCTGATTCTATCGTTAATCTAGCCTTCGGTCTGACGCTAGGCGCCGTTGCCGTTGCTTTCGCACTATCTTTCGGTCTAGGTGGTCGCGATGCTGCTGCTCGTCTATTGAGCAAAATGCAAGACAAAATGGATGAAGAAAGCAAGAAAGCAAAAGCTAAATCAGCGCTACAACCAAGCAAATCTACTGAAGAAAAAGTTAAAGAATCTGTGAGCGATAACACGCCTGCAGCGCCTAGTACTTCGATGACTCCAAGTGCATCAGCTACTGATCTGCGTACGGACACGGTAGATACTAGTGATCTTAATACCAATACAGTAGACATCAATAATGACGCTAACAATGGCTCATTACCTAGTAGCGGTCTGATTGACGACACTAGTAAGTAAATTATAAATCTTTTCGTAAATATAAAAAAGACAGCCTAGGCTGTCTTTTTTTGCGTGTTATTTTCACTATAATAATGCTGTCGTAATACGATTGACTAAGACAACCAGTAACCCTCTTTGAATGTTAATCATTAGGAATATTTGCTGGAACAGTAAGGCTAAGGTTCAAGCTTGGCAGCTTAAGATTAGGTGTCGACTTAGAACTAACTTGGCTCTTTTTCTCTCTCGTCTGCTTAGGTTTTTGTTGCTGACTTAACCGCTGCAATTGCTTAGTCAGCTGACGCTCTTTGGCAGTCATCGCAACAATAGGTTGAATCCATAGATCTATATCGATAAAAGTACCTTCTTCATCTCCTATAAAGTCTATACCCATCACAATAACGTGATGTAACTCCTCTAGTGGCAGGCGTGTGGCTACTTCTTGGGCGACGGTGGCTAAGTTAGGTTGAATCTTTTGCCGACTTTGCTGCGCATTGGCTCCTTGACCATAGAATATTAACACATAGTGTCGTCCTAGACTCTCATAAGAGTGCTGATGCACTACATATCCCTGCTCTATCATCACAGCCGATTGCTTAGGGTGTTTATATATCGTACGCACCAGCTCATGCCGTGAAAACAGTGACTCATCTAGTAGCTGCTGCTGCCACTGCTTAGCCGACATAGCGGCGACTTTATCACTGTTATTAGCCTCAAGGCTAGTAGCTTTGACGTTGTTAGAACCTTCAAGCTTCTCATAAGTAAGCTCAATCATCTGTGTGCTCAGCTGCGACCACAGCATAGCGGCCTGTTGCATATGCTGCTGATACATCTGCGCGGTCGCACTGCCTTGCTTTTGCGCCAAACTCATAGTGATGAGCGCAGCATTAGGCTTGTCTTGAATAGCATAACTAATGACTGCATTATCTACGCTGATAGCTTGGGCAAACAATTTAGTACTATTTTTAAACTGCTGTAATAGCTTTTTTTCAGAGTCAAATGTTGCGATGCCTCTAATGATTGAATCTTGCAGCTGCTCGATATGATAGCTCAAAAATCGCCATAGATCACAAGGGGTCTTTAGAGTCGCTAGTGCCGCCTGCCAGTCTTGCCAGCTAAAGACTTGTAATGCACCGCTGGTTTCACTAATATCTAATACGAGCTCTTCCATAAAGTAGCTTGCACCAAAGCTATGGCTTAACTGCTGCGAGCTTTTTTTGTTCGTCTTGAACGTATTAGCTAGCGCATCATCGAGCCTGATATCGATGATGAGCACGCAATAGGACTGCTCATCTTGTTCATCCTTTTGCACACAGCGCTTTTGCCAAGCTAGTGCGGACTTGATGACGGCTTGGCGTGCGCCTTCGATAGCGCCCTTACTAGCCGCGGCAGGCAAATGCAAGGTACCGTTTAATAAACGTAACGTTCCTGATGGCAATAAATAGCTGGACTGTTGCAGCTGGCAGTTATCCTCTAAATTGCTCATTGCCAAAACAGCAATAGGCTCAGCGTCGATCTGCTCATAGCAAGCTAACTCATTTATTTTTTTGCTAATGTCGGAGTCGGTTGGTAACAGTTCAGGCACAGCGCTTACCTCATGTTATAAATTGAAAATAAATAAAAAAATATTAAGACCTCTATTTATAAACGGTAGTGTTACTTGGGCTTATATCGCTTTCACAGCTATGACTTGGTATGATGAAATGAGTTTACAAATAGGATTAAACATGAACCCTATTTAAAACAACCATTTGCTAAATTTTATTTGTATAACCAGCTTATTTCAGCCGTTATATTGATATATCATGTGGTACTTATAACCCTAATGCTATAACGAAATTTTTATGATAACAGGGATTAAAAATTATGAAACGTTTTAACGATAAAGTGGTCATTATTACTGGCGCAGATTCTGATATTGGACGCTCAACAGCGCTCAAATTTGCCAAAGAAGAAGCCAATTGTGTATTAGTTGGTATCAATCATGATTTATTAGAATACATCTATAAAGATCTCCCAC
Proteins encoded in this window:
- a CDS encoding mechanosensitive ion channel is translated as MLTSFNGYLGGPIGSIIGAILIFIIGWLVALGIAAVVRNVLAKVNVNQRMNSSTGKSYDIEGIISKVVFWFIFIIAISAALNQLNLNSISAPFANMVGQVLSFIPNLVAAIAIGVIGWVVATVVRTAVTAGLSKTSMDERLSAQAGVKPMSSTIADIIYWFILLIVLTMVLGQLELDGLFAPLSLMVSQIFDAIPNILKAGIVLFIGYIIAKVVRGIVTNLVSTVNVQELASKAGLSEQNSLPNIAGSLAFLLVIIPTIIAALEALKIEVIARPATNMLNKIVEALPNIFMAIAILVVTYFIMRMVAGIVKGLIENTQINQLPAKVGLQETMGDKKISDLVGYAIIFFAMLFASIAAADLLGFEAISAIITMFIAFGANIILGAIILFIGFWLANIIAGVVERSEKGSQFLANIVRVLIMGLVLAMGLKAMGIADSIVNLAFGLTLGAVAVAFALSFGLGGRDAAARLLSKMQDKMDEESKKAKAKSALQPSKSTEEKVKESVSDNTPAAPSTSMTPSASATDLRTDTVDTSDLNTNTVDINNDANNGSLPSSGLIDDTSK